A section of the Agarivorans litoreus genome encodes:
- the fadA gene encoding acetyl-CoA C-acyltransferase FadA has protein sequence MKEVVIVDCIRTPMGRSKNGCFRHVRAEDLSAQLMKGLVERNPKLDPNDIEDVYWGCVQQTLEQGFNVARNAALLAGLPHSTGAVTVNRLCGSSMQALHDAARAIMADQGDVFIVGGVEHMGHVPMNHGVDFHPGMAKSVAKAAGMMGLTAELLSQMHGISREAMDEFGARSHRLAHQATLEGRFANEIFPVEGHDADGTLKLIETDEVIRPETTVEGLSQLRPVFDPANGKVTAGTSSALSDGASAMLVMSAEKAAELGLTVRAKVRSMAIAGCDPSIMGYGPVPATQKALKRAGLKVEDIDLFELNEAFAAQSLPCVKDLGLMDQVDDKVNLNGGAIALGHPLGCSGTRISTTLINLMEAKDAKLGVATMCIGLGQGIATVFERP, from the coding sequence ATGAAAGAAGTAGTGATTGTAGATTGTATTCGTACTCCTATGGGCCGCTCTAAAAACGGGTGTTTTAGACATGTACGTGCCGAAGACTTGTCTGCTCAGCTAATGAAAGGCTTGGTAGAGCGTAACCCTAAGCTCGATCCCAATGACATTGAAGATGTTTACTGGGGTTGTGTGCAACAAACCTTAGAGCAAGGCTTTAACGTTGCGCGTAATGCCGCATTGTTAGCCGGCTTGCCGCATTCAACCGGAGCTGTCACCGTAAACCGTTTATGTGGTTCGTCGATGCAAGCCTTGCACGACGCCGCACGCGCTATTATGGCCGACCAAGGTGATGTATTCATCGTAGGTGGTGTTGAACACATGGGCCACGTGCCAATGAATCACGGGGTAGATTTTCACCCTGGCATGGCTAAATCAGTAGCAAAAGCTGCGGGTATGATGGGCTTAACCGCCGAGTTGCTGTCGCAAATGCACGGGATTAGCCGTGAAGCCATGGACGAATTTGGCGCCCGCTCACACCGTTTAGCTCACCAAGCTACGCTAGAGGGTCGTTTCGCCAACGAAATCTTCCCAGTAGAAGGCCACGATGCCGACGGTACCTTAAAGCTAATTGAAACAGACGAAGTGATTCGTCCAGAAACCACAGTAGAAGGTTTGTCTCAACTACGCCCGGTATTTGACCCAGCAAACGGTAAAGTAACCGCAGGTACCTCTTCAGCACTATCAGACGGCGCATCGGCCATGTTAGTGATGTCGGCAGAAAAAGCCGCTGAGCTTGGATTAACGGTACGCGCAAAAGTACGCTCTATGGCCATTGCGGGCTGCGATCCGTCGATTATGGGTTACGGCCCGGTGCCCGCGACCCAAAAAGCACTTAAACGTGCCGGTCTAAAAGTTGAAGATATCGATTTATTCGAACTTAACGAAGCCTTTGCTGCACAGTCTTTACCTTGTGTGAAAGATTTAGGCTTGATGGACCAAGTAGACGATAAGGTAAACCTAAACGGTGGCGCCATTGCTTTAGGTCATCCTTTGGGCTGTTCTGGCACGCGAATCTCTACAACGCTAATCAACCTTATGGAAGCCAAAGACGCCAAACTGGGTGTTGCCACTATGTGTATTGGTTTAGGCCAAGGCATCGCGACAGTGTTTGAACGACCATAA